Proteins from a genomic interval of Lolium perenne isolate Kyuss_39 chromosome 1, Kyuss_2.0, whole genome shotgun sequence:
- the LOC127313320 gene encoding uncharacterized protein, which translates to MWALNMKAGGPCLTPTRPAPATRAGAPLAAAAGKTGPWSSCRRRGPAVRPLVAVRASGRRGIHGAGGSEDEEAKSKASSSGSGDASVPTGDSSDGLNEPPDESNSTEPINISNSNYWRDVRANLVRREQELLIDPSVPGESKASSEESVHQLPQKWAHPITMPEAGCVLVATEVLDDDSIFERTVILLLRLGTRGTFDGPFGVILNRPLYTKIKNVNPSSFRDQTTPFGDCALFFGGPVDMSMFLVRTKDSSRLKGFEEVIPGICFGFRTELEKAGVLMKSGAIRTEDLRFFVGHAAWDYEQLLSEIRAGYWAVASCSTELISDAVSTDPSCLWTEILQLMGGDYSELSQKPKQDSA; encoded by the exons ATGTGGGCCCTCAACATGAAGGCCGGCGGGCCGTGCCTGACGCCGACTCGCCCCGCCCCGGCGACTCGGGCTGGGgctcccctcgccgccgccgccggcaagaCGGGCCCGTGGTCCTCGTGCCGGAGGCGTGGCCCGGCGGTAAGGCCGCTCGTGGCGGTGCGTGCGTCGGGGAGGAGAGGCATCCACGGGGCCGGCGGCAGCGAGGACGAGGAAGCCAAGAGCAAGGCGTCGTCGTCAG GAAGTGGTGATGCATCTGTTCCAACAGGAGACAGCTCTGATGGATTGAACGAACCACCAGATGAATCAAATTCCACTGAGCCTATTAATATTTCAAACAGCAATTACTGGAGAGATGTCAGAGCAAACCTTGTGCGACGGGAACAG GAGCTATTGATAGATCCAAGTGTTCCTGGAGAGTCGAAGGCATCTTCTGAAGAATCAGTACACCAGCTCCCTCAAAAATGGGCTCACCCTATTACAATGCCGGAGGCAGGGTGTGTCTTGGTAGCTACGGAGGTGCTCGATGACGACAGCATCTTCGAAAGAACCGTTATTCTCCTGCTCAGACTTGGGACAAGAGGTACCTTTGATGGCCCATTTGGAGTCATCCTGAACCGTCCACTTTATACAAAGATCAAGAATGTGAATCCATCATCATTCCGAGACCAAACAACCCCTTTCGGGGACTGCGCCCTCTTCTTCGGAGGCCCCGTTGACATGAGCATGTTCTTGGTACGTACCAAAGACAGCTCACGCCTCAAGGGGTTTGAGGAGGTGATACCAGGCATCTGCTTCGGCTTTCGAACTGAGCTGGAGAAGGCCGGTGTTCTGATGAAGAGCGGTGCGATTAGAACCGAGGACCTGAGATTCTTTGTGGGGCATGCAGCCTGGGATTATGAACAGCTGTTAAGCGAGATCAGGGCGGGATACTGGGCTGTTGCTTCCTGTAGCACAGAGCTCATCAGTGATGCGGTGTCAACCGATCCTTCTTGCCTCTGGACCGAGATACTGCAGCTGATGGGAGGGGATTACTCTGAGCTCAGCCAGAAACCGAAGCAGGACAGCGCGTAG